The genomic interval atttatatttactttgtatttttattaatattatagttttgggttttttgatcctttaaccacttgtttctatttcttttcctgctcttaccttcttattgctgttatctttttatttgcttttatctcttttagtttcttacatctttttaaatctttggttcctcttggtctcagctcgtgttgttgggttcttgtgtttcctgggttcttatcatggttcttgtgatggtcgggttatatatgtctgttgggtatcgtgcactttgggttcttttctgttgaattgtatttaattatttttagtattttgcatttgttcttgctgttgttaatattcttctgtgtttagtttagtttgcttttttgtttgtttgtgaaacctgtgtttttaaaaggtgctatataaataaagttattattattattaataataataataataataataataataataataataataataataatcctttttTAATCTCAAATATGATGAATCGATGCGCCTGTGTTCGATTCATCAAGCCTCCCGTTTTGTTTCTGCGATCATCTTGTACTGTCTGAAACATCCCACAATCCTCTGCGCTTCAAGATACTTGCCAGTCATTGTTGGTAGCGatcagacagaagaagaaaaataacccCCCCGAGgtgactgcaggtttttttaatCGAGTTTCGGGGGCTGAAGGAGTGTTTTTTAGTTTGTCCTTTACTCTGAGCTGTTTTGTCTTCCAGACGTCATGAAGGAAACAGCGGCCAAGCGGCGGGACAAGGCGGGAGGCTCCAAAGCCGAGAAGCCGAAAGAGTCGGGCCCGGAGCCGCAGGACGTGGAGATGCCGGAGGAAGAGGGGGCCAATGCGGCGAAGCAGCCCAAAGAGCTGGACAGCCTGACTCTGGACGGTAACAACCAGAACATGTCTTTATAACCTCGTAGAGTCCGGAACAAAAAGCGGGTCGAGTGTCAGAATAGTTCTTTAAAGTCCACTTTAACGGCGGCTAGCCTGTTAGCACACACGGCTAACAAACAGCGTCATGAAGGTAGCAGACGAACCAGATCAGAACCAGAAATAAGGAAGAAGTTTAATAGTCACAGCTGCTCTTGAACgcaaaagaagcagaaaatattaaagtaaatagaataaaagttaaatatagGTTGATTAAACATTGCATAACAAAGTGCTGAGTATCTACAGAAAGTATAAGTTAAGTTCCAAGTAGTTAACTGAAGATATAAACAATAgtctaaaatataaatatacacaaagTGCTGAGTTAAACAGTGTAGATACATCACGTCATGCTCAGTGTTGACAAGCTCAGTATCAGTAAACATATTGTTGACTGGTTTGCAGGTTGCTCAGTTGCAGTAAACATTTTACAATTCACAAATTTCCAGTTGACAATACAGCAAACAATGTGCTTAAGTTACTCAAATTTGAGATGTGATGTATTGTGttgaaaagaaacattacaaCTTAATTTAGCTTGCTGTAGAGGTGGGCGATacgggaaaaatatcatatcacgatttttttttttttttttgcaaaatcacgattttatcacgattttttttcatagtgaTCTTTGGACTAATTTGTAAGTtgctgaccagttcaaccaaacttatttccctgtataatgtttttaaatgcacaaaaactgcgctgacaagtttaatctatttgaaaaacgtCTTTGTAGGAGGTgtggaggtctctcacccagaacatcttcagcaacagaaatgtctttccctcaatttgatcgATATTTAtgcaccactttgaaattattatTGAGTaatgtgtcctttttttgttcatcaggaacattttcacgcagtgatgcattcatttaaaaacatgtagactttgagttcttgtgtttctgttctgttttagccctgcagagttcctacagctggagcttcatacaggctctgcagcatttgttgttttttatgacatcattgagTCAGTTCAGTTCACAATACAGCAAgcaaaaatgtgctttttttaaaattttatttatttaaccaggttggtcccattgagattaaaaacctctttttcaagggagacctggccaagacaggccgcagcaaaaacacaaagtcacagacggaaatacaaagagagacaaagttcaatttacaaagcacaacattttgggttaaaatagaaacatctatgagtcatatctgggaaTCAGTTGTTCAAGcagccgagctaaaacatcgacatcctatagaatctgcttctatgtctttcattttagatttaaaaacatttaaggacaccagctccttgagctttaagtcattctgcaacagattccaggctgagagTGCATAGTACCCAAAAGCCCTTCTCCCAATATCTGTCCGAgcgtttgggacagagagcatgaAGAGGTCCTGAGAGCGCAAAGAATACTGTCCGGTACTtctctgcatgataaaaacacagatatagAGGAAGCAGACCAATAATTGCCTTATATAAAGGTGTTGCATTggtagcttcttttttttttttttttataatttcaaGCATTCAGGCTGTACTGAACTAGAAGTATCCTCAACCAATCAAATATGGCCATTTCCTTCGAGTGTATAGTGATGTGGAAGTGATGCTTCAATGTCTAAAATCTCAAATAAGCATCTGTGTCTTTCTGTGGTCACTTACtctctgtcttgtgttttctaTTTCTCCTAATCCTCCCTgatctcctccgcctcctcttctcatcagacattaaggagcATGTAAAGCAGATAGAGAAGGCAGTGTCAGGGAAGGAACCCCGCTTTGTGCTTCGTGCTCTGAGGGCGTTGCCGTCCACCAGCCGTCGTCTGAACACCAACGTTCTACATAAAGCCTTCTTCGGCTTTTTcaccaacaacaccaccaccagaGACTTCCTGCTCAGCTTCTTGGAGGAGGTAAGAATCCTGTCACcataaatgattcatttaatATTGATCAACTGCTGAGTATTCTTTGTCAAAACAAAACTCAGACTGAAATATGCTCATCCCAGGGGATATTTTCCAAACTGCTCCTGTAGACtattattgatttaattactACATTCatatctgtgtgtctttctgtccgTCAGCCCATGGAGATGACGGATGCCGGAGACATCCAGTTCCGTCCCAGGACGGGTAAAGCTGCATCAGCTCCCCTGCTGCCGGAGGTTGAGGCttacctgcagctgctgctggtggttcACCTAATGAACAACAAGAGATACACCGaggtctgtctctctgcctagCTGTCTTTTATCCAAGTTTGATGCTTCATTAAGGAAACCAATCTTAAAACAATGCTTTTAAGATGCTAAGAatgtttgctgctgctgctgatgatgataatgacgGTGCTCTGATGTGCGTTTCAGGCTCAGAAAGTATCAGACGACCTGCTGCAGAAGATCGGCTCAAAGAACCGCAGAGCTCTGGATCTGGTCGCTGCCAAGTGTTACTATTACCATGCCCGTGTGTACGAGTTCCTCAACCAGTTCGACACCATGCGCAGGtacacacacgctctcacacacacacacacacacacacacagtgacatacacCAGGGCCTCAGCATTTGGGAATTTTAACCATCACGTTAGGAATATTCCtttatctgttgtttttatctgctAAGAACTCACTGAAGCCgctttgtctctcttcagtttcCTCCACACGCGTTTGCGTACAGCGACTCTACGTCACGACGCTGACGGCCAGGCCGTCCTCCTGAACCTGCTGCTCAGGAACTACCTGCACTTCAACCTGTACGACCAGGCCGAGAAACTGGTGTCCAAGTCCGTGTTCCCTGAACTTGCCAACAACAACGAGTGGGCCCGATACCTTTACTACACAGGTGAGACTGTTACCTGTCTTACACAGGCGATTCCTGTGCGTTAACCTGCGTATCGTGTTAACCTGTATGTCATGATGTGACCCCTGCAGGTCGTATTAAGGCGATCCAGTTGGAGTACTCTGAGGCTCGGAGGACTCTGACAAACGCTCTGAGGAAAGCTCCCCAACACACCGCTGTGGGCTTCAAGCAGACGGTCTGTTCCACACCAAAAACACACTTCTAGACATtatgttattatcattattatcacaCATTATTATACACTGATTCATGTTGTCAACACATTGCTGAGCACTGTTACACACTGTATACTCAATTTTAACTCCGATTGGACTCTTCTACACAAAAATGTACCCTCTCACAGACTGTTAACActtacataaaatgtttttataaacatactgtagTACACTTTCCTCTTCAAACACTCTGCATACACGATGTTACAAACGGAAGTCACACTCGTCACACATCATTACAGATGTAGGATCgtcatttattgtttgtttacagctgtcagtcagtgtgttgACATGTCATGTATATATTTATTGGTTTCTGATAGTTGTCAACATGTCTGATATTTTCTAGacgctgtgtttttaaatgaaatctcccttattttaataattaaaagtattgaaaatgtactgtagctttaagaagacaaaacaacaacatcaattTCACAAGACAGCTGCAGGGAAGAGGGAAGAGTTGTAAACAAGTTAACACCTGCCCCGTGTCTGGTCAATATATttgactgtgcaggagtttcatGGTAATTTTTActaattgaaaacaaaagaaataacCCCATACTTCCATTTGTGTTGCTGTTGATTTTTTACTGGtatcgtatcaaagtttaaaatgtggcGATCCCTCTTAAGTGAGCACAGGTGGAGTGGAGGTGTGTAGGCAGTGGTTTGAGAACTGGTGTGTTAAAcatctgtctgtgtgcaggttCATAAGCTGCTGATCGTGGTCGAGCTGTTGTTGGGAGAGATTCCTGACAGACTTCAGTTCAGACAGCCGTCACTGAAGAGGTCACTGATGCCCTACTTCCTGCTGACACAGGGtcagtttcacacacacacacacacacacacacacacacacacacacacacacacacacacacacacacacacacacacacacacacacacacacacacacacacacacacacacacacacacacacacacacacacacacacacacacacacacacacacacacacacacacacacacacacacacacacacacacagtttgttgtattttcagGCTATTCTATGTTTatgaatatttttctgtttatttactttgtcactatgtttggaaatgtttttttatgactatgtgaatctacaaaaaaataatgtattggTTAAAACTAGAATCTATAGAGTTACTCattacactttttaaactttttacatGTTGCTCAAATGTTTACGTTTTCGtacgtactgtgtgtgtgtgtctgtgcgtgtttCTAGCTGTGAGAACGGGTAACCTGGCCAAGTTTAACCAGGTGTTGGAGCAGTTTGGGGAGAAGTTTCAAACAGACGGGACGTACACACTCATCATCCGCCTGAGACACAACGTCATCAAGACCGgtgagccaatcacagcccgCGACACCTGTGACATCACCTGAtccttgagtgtgtgtgtttgaaacttAAAATCTATTCATGGCCTGGGAACCTGaaccgtgtgtgtttgtgtgcaggtgtgCGTATGATAAGTCTGTCGTACTCGCGGATCTCTCTGGCCGACATCGCTCAGAAGCTGCAGCTCGACAGTCCAGAGGACGCAGAGTTCATTGTCGCCAAGGTAACCGGGAAGTCCTCGCTCAATTTCAAAACCAAACACATGAATTATATGTAGTCTTAATCTGGACCTGTTCTCACTGCAGAGCAACAATCAGTCACAAATATCTTTTAGGGGAACAGGTGGGGCAGGAAGCCCTGGTGTGACgtgtgtgtgacgtgtgtgtgtgtgtccatcaggCGATCCGTGACGGAGTGATCGAGGCAAGCATCAATCATGAGAAAGGTTTTGTCCAATCAAAAGAGACGATGGACATCTACGGCACCAGAGAGCCTCAGCTGGCTTTTCACCAGAGAATCTCCTTCTGTCTGGACATCCACAACATGTCTGttaaggtaaacacacacacacctgtgacacACCTGAAGGGTTCTACATCATGTCAGtgaaggtaacacacacacacacacacacctgtgacacACCTAAAGGGTTCTATATCATGTCAGTGAAGgtaacacagacaaacacacacacacacacacctgtgaaaCACCTGAAGGGTTCTACATCATGTCAGtgaaggtaacacacacacacctgtgaaaCACCTGTGAAACACCTGAAGGGTTCTATATCATGTCAGtgaaggtcacacacacacacacctgtgacacACCTAAATGATTCCACATCATGTAATTGAAGGTAACTCACCTATAACACACCTGTGACACCCCTAAGGTATTCCACATCGTGTCAACTTGGATTTTAGAAAGCACAGTTTTGTTGGTTGGATATGAATTCCTTCAGCTTCTAGTTTTAAGAActgtttcaaacatttcacagttaTTGAtaatgaatgatttttttttttatggttgcTTAGTAACTGTGAATAACTGTTTCTGATTGGAAAGAGAAATGACAGTTAATAGAGGTTTGTAAACTTCAGGAACTGTTAATAAAAGTCGCTACATTTAAACTGTCTACAACCATTAGTCAGACTTATTAACTGTTAACTATTCACGTCTGTGTAAACACATTTAGAACCGTTTATAACAGAAGAGAGGATTTAACAAAATGCTGTAATCTAAAAGTAGAACGGTAATGGCTAACCTTGACTTTCATGAACTGAGTGTTAAAATGTTTGGTTCTATTGTAGTGCCGATTCAtctttcaaaatgtctttgatCAGAAAAAGGGAGAATATCTCAAACTTGTTAAGAGTTCATTTAATCTTcggttagtttttttttaatcgcgTGTGTTTACGTAGCAGCAATTTCTTTAAACCctaaaaagtttgatttatttttatgtttttaaattgttatgCTACTCTGAAACGCCCTGCAGTCGTACTGCATCGATGTAAGTTTCAACTTTAGCTTAGAGTAAAGCAATGATGTCACAATCaactctgtgtgtctcctgcaGGCCATGAGGTTTCCTCCCAAAGCTTACAACAAAGACCTGGAGTCAGCAGAGGTAAAACATGCACACCTGTAACATGCATCATTACTTTTCAACATTCATAAAACAGCTTATTCAGTTCTAACATGTCGACATTTCTGCGTTTGTGGTGCGTTCAGGAGCGTAGGGAAAGAGAGCAGCAGGATCTGGAGTTTGCTAAAGAAATGGCTGAAGATGATGACGACAGTTTCCCGTGAGACTCTCGGCCGACTTCCTGTGCGGACAGgatgtgaatctgtgtgtctgcaCGCTGATATTCAACAGTTATTAGCCACAATCCCCTTCTCCCCTcgcttctttctctctgctgtgtatTCCTGCTGTAACTTCTGTTCTCTGCAGCcgctgtttgttgtttctctcaCTCGAATAAAAGACACATtggttttgtttacatgttgtggtCTGTGGTTTTCTGGGTAATGTAGTCTGATCTGACCGTCTGTCACACATCACaacattttttcctgtttttattcaacttacatgataattaaaaacatttgcattatTTTCTGAATGAAGAATATCAATAATACGCTTTAAGGAGCCTCACCATTTCATTAATGAGTGTCCTCATTCTGAACAGAAACAGACCCTTAGGCTGAAGCTCAAGTTCAGTATGTTTAAAGACGTTAAAATCGCTGTTTCACATTTAAACTGACTTTgaatttatgtttgtgtttaaatgaaacGAGGTCAATTTGAAAAGTACAGATTTACACAAGTTGTAAACAATGGAGCAGCTGTGGCCTACTTGTAGAGACTGTTGTCTCTCAATCCGAAGggtgggggtttgatccccagctcctgcagcaacacgtccgacgtgtccttgggcaagacacttaccTCTGAATggctgctgcttcgtcggcggcttatgaattggattagttacttctgatggtcgtTACACATGGCAGCTTcttgcatcagtgtgtgaatgtgtaggtgtgacatgtggtgttaAAGCGCTCTGAGTAGTgagaagactaaaaaaaatgctaaacaagctcaagtccatttacaatgtACATGTCAGATGAGTCCTTctgcaagacacttgaccccgaATTGCTCCGCCGCTTCGATGGCGTGTGACCGCgtgtgaatggattagttaatactgatggacaccttacatagcagcctctgccatcagaggcaccgcggtgtaaaagcgctttaagtagtctagagactagaaaagcgccatTTACCGTTTTAAAACTGAACCTTGTTCTCAGCCTCATTCACCTCAGAATGCCGAGGGAGAAAATAGGAGAGCATATTtttatgaggggaaaaaaaccctGGCCTGCTGAAATAATCTTTTCAGTTCTTTTGAATTTCATCCGAATGTGATGTgctgaaaggaaataaaaaaaataaatccatgaaagggaaaaaagaaaaacactttctggaaacaaataagagaaaatgaagaaaaaagaaatggaatCTGAATATGTTGCAAGCTGGAGCTGGCGTCCATTTTTACTGAAGATACTTGAAATAAACTACATAAATCATAACTGTCCTATCAGTTCCCCAGCAGCCTCTTGAGTCTGAGTTCTCCCAGCTGCCTTATTTCATAATCCTTACAGGAGTCAGCTATTTGATTTCTCCCCCCGGGTTATAGTCTTATTTATTCAGAAATCCAGTGTACCAACTATTGTCTCACCATAACGTCACCTCACCGCTACTTTAATCTCCTGATGAGTTTGATGAGAATGACATTTCCTGTGAAAGTACATTTCCACAATTTACCATTCAACTTCCAATGTATCGCACATTTCCTGGAATGACACACTCAGGGTGGAAAAATCTAATACTTTGGGAAAGTTGAACCAGTATGATTCAGTGTCATTCAAGTTCTACtctgaatattttacaacaacacACGTTAACATCCCACAAACTTCTTTTGGTCAACGTCTAACTTGAGCATTCAAGCACTTCCTAGCTAACATTAAGGTCTGATTAAAAGTAGGATTAGGAATGAACTATTTTAGAAAGCAATAAGCCACGGCAGGGTTAGCAGGTCAGTGAGCTatgcaaacactttttttttttttttacaatagctTCCCAGTAagcatgataataaaaaaaaacaatcaattctTGAGCTAACTGAAAGCTACtaatgaataataaagcattttgactgtttttaagaTGTGACACCAACAAACAATATTACATGATAGGACTTGTTGAATGATAATCTTAGCTGCTGTCTACGCTAGGTAATGGgttatgaaatatttttttgttttaacctgAAATATTGCACACTTTTCCAACAGATATTCACTTTCCATTGGTGTTTAGTTTCTGACAAATTGAAAGCAGTGAAATGAGAACTA from Labrus mixtus chromosome 20, fLabMix1.1, whole genome shotgun sequence carries:
- the psmd3 gene encoding 26S proteasome non-ATPase regulatory subunit 3 yields the protein MKETAAKRRDKAGGSKAEKPKESGPEPQDVEMPEEEGANAAKQPKELDSLTLDDIKEHVKQIEKAVSGKEPRFVLRALRALPSTSRRLNTNVLHKAFFGFFTNNTTTRDFLLSFLEEPMEMTDAGDIQFRPRTGKAASAPLLPEVEAYLQLLLVVHLMNNKRYTEAQKVSDDLLQKIGSKNRRALDLVAAKCYYYHARVYEFLNQFDTMRSFLHTRLRTATLRHDADGQAVLLNLLLRNYLHFNLYDQAEKLVSKSVFPELANNNEWARYLYYTGRIKAIQLEYSEARRTLTNALRKAPQHTAVGFKQTVHKLLIVVELLLGEIPDRLQFRQPSLKRSLMPYFLLTQAVRTGNLAKFNQVLEQFGEKFQTDGTYTLIIRLRHNVIKTGVRMISLSYSRISLADIAQKLQLDSPEDAEFIVAKAIRDGVIEASINHEKGFVQSKETMDIYGTREPQLAFHQRISFCLDIHNMSVKAMRFPPKAYNKDLESAEERREREQQDLEFAKEMAEDDDDSFP